TAAATGGGAGAGTTTATAGTCTACCTGCTCTTCAGCCTGATAGATGCAGTGGGGGACTTTGTGGGAGCCAATCATGAACACTGAAGGAAAAGGGTAGTTAGAACCTCTTCCGGATATGAGATCTCGTAGCTAGAAAGCTGTAGAGTCAATAAAATTAAGATGTGCTTTATCTAAACTTAAAGAGATTTTTAATGCCATCTTAAGGAACTCTCCTCTACAATAAGCCTGGGTAAGGGCCCGTGTAGAGAGAGACGTCACGGTGGACCCTGACCGAGTCTTCTGGAGTCTGTGATGATTGAGTAGGTTAAGCTCAGTGTGACACTATAAACCTCCGGGTGTGAGCTGATCCAAGATTCAAACTTGATCAAGATCCTCTCCAGAGCTCCGTGGCTTTAAAGCTACCTTTCCTAGTCATTGTTCCAGGAAGAGTGAGAAACAGAAGCGTTTCTCCCGCTGAAGTCGATACAGCTCAGAATTCATCAGAGAGAACCAGTGTGGAGGCCTGCTGAATATCAGTGTGGACCCGGGCGGGGCTGGGGGCtgggtgggggggcggggagtgTCGGTTGGAAGACTCAGGAGGAAGCTCTGAGAAGGCTGGGTCACTGTGAACAGGCTACCACCAGCAAGGGGATGGATTTGTCTTTTTAATGGAAAGCAAAAGAATTAAACCTGCACTAGACTAAACTAGGCAGCCATTAAAGATGACTCTGAGGCTCCTTCCTGGTTTTAGTGTTCTATTTTCTAAGCAGTCCTACAGCTATCTACCCAGCAGGCAACGTCTCCTCATCTTTAACAATTGATAAGGATCTGAAACCAGGTCAAACGACCTATGCTTTAAAATAACGCCAGACGTCACCCTGGCTGCCGCCATCTGTCCGTAGCATGTTTTCAAGAGAATGGGTAaggttttattgtatttttattccaTCAATAATTTGAGATTTATTggtttcttttcccctcccccacaggagATAAAGTCCTCATCCTCATTATTCCACAGTGTAGAGAATGTGACGCCTGCTTGAACCCCAAAGGAAATTTCTGCGACAAGCAAGAGTTAGTAGATTTGTCCCTAGTCCTTTTATCAAATGGCTCACATGGAATGTGCCTAATGGTGACCGCGTCTTTCTTTTCAACTCCTCATGACTGTGCCTGTACGTGGGTGTCCGTCTGCGTCTCCGTGGAGCAGTGTTCTGCCTTGTTCTGGGGTGATGCTCGACGGGACCTCCCGGTTTTCCTGCCGAGGACAGAAGATTTATCACTCTTTCCGAACAAGCACATTCACAGAGTACACTGTGGTGCCCGAGATCGCAGCGGTAAAAATTGATGATGCAGCTCCTATGGATAAAGTTTGTCTCATAAGCTGTGGCTTCCCTACAGGCTATGGGGCTGCTGTTAACTCTGCCAAGGTGAGCACGGTATTTGTTGTTAGTTCACAAAGCGGGCGGGACCGGCAATGCTGCTAACAGTGTCCTAAAAAAGAGGCCTGGATTCTTACTGGGTAAATAAGATTCTTATCTGGTAAGCAGAAATGTAAACCTGGCATCCCTCAGAAACCCCATAATGCAGGTTTCTGTTCATCAGGAAAGCAGTGATGTCCCTTTTTCGTCCCCAGTAGTAAAGCGTATCTAGTTCCTTATTGACCCAAACAGCCTGTATCATTTTAAATTCCCCACACTAACTCCTGCCTCTTTTAGCCCCCATCTACCTCCCCTAGAAACCTACCCCAATAAAACTTACAAGGCTTTTGCCACTtcggctgccccccccccagcccccaataaacctctttctACCCATGGAGTATTCTAGGTCAGCGGTTTGACAGCATCTCGCTTAAATTTGTGTTATCCATATATTACAGTTATTTGCACATGGGGCAGTggcaggaggtggaggtggagatgggatggggagtgggggctAACCTGTCCAAATGATCAAAGTAGCATACCCAGGTTTCAAAAACCTCACTAGTTTTTTTACTcgtggttattttttttaactgcctACGCCCAGCTTTGAAAACTAATACAAACACATTTTATGAATCTGTAGGTCACCCCTGGCTCTACCTGTGTGGTTTTTGGACTCGGAGGGGTCGGCTCAGCTATTGTCATGGGCTGCAAAGCCTCTGGTGCATCTAGAATCATCGGGGTTGACATCAATGAGGAGAAGTTTCCTCGGGCAAGAGCCTTGGGGGTCACCGACTGTCTCAACCCTAACAAGCTGGAGAAGCCTGTGCAGGAGGTGGTGATGGAAATGACGGGTGTTGGTGTTGACTTTGCCTTTGAGGCCATTGGACTGGTTGATACCATGGTGTGTTTACTGGGCacaatgggggttggggggtatgCACAACTTTAAAATCTCTGGGCCTATGTGCCCCAGATGAAAAATGGAATATAAATTCACTCCACAGCcttattttattatacaaaaaCACTATGTATGAAGAGATACAaagttgtttttgagacagggtttctctgtatagccctggctgttctggaactcactctgtaaaccaggctggccttgaactcagaaatctgcctgcctctgcctctcaagtgcttaaagggattaaaggcgtgcaccaccacagcccggctatTGTATACCAAATTTTTAAACACGCAAAGAGCCATGAGATCAGTAATTCTCTTTTCTCAATTCTAGTTACTTATACCTGAATAAGAACATTATTGGATTCACGTATATTTATCTCCGTGTTCTAACAAAATTTGAGAAACCGTCAATTCCTATACCTCCATGTGTCAGGTTCTATGGCTACAGGAATTGATGAACTAGGTGCCATTCCTCTGGGTCAGATGGTTTAAAGAAGAGAATGTTTACACTCATTACATTGAAATGTGTGGCTAATTCCTAGGTCTAAGGCTGAAGAACGTT
This region of Mus caroli chromosome 3, CAROLI_EIJ_v1.1, whole genome shotgun sequence genomic DNA includes:
- the LOC110291935 gene encoding alcohol dehydrogenase 1-like; protein product: MNTLGKTITCRAAIAWAKNSPLSIEEVQVEPPKSGEVRIKIISSGICGSDDHLLKGELMANFPLIPGHEGAGIVESVGDGVCSMKPGDKVLILIIPQCRECDACLNPKGNFCDKQDSVLPCSGVMLDGTSRFSCRGQKIYHSFRTSTFTEYTVVPEIAAVKIDDAAPMDKVCLISCGFPTGYGAAVNSAKVTPGSTCVVFGLGGVGSAIVMGCKASGASRIIGVDINEEKFPRARALGVTDCLNPNKLEKPVQEVVMEMTGVGVDFAFEAIGLVDTMVAAWNSCNNSYGVCLIAGLAPLDAQLSLEAAKILSGKTLKGVCLGDYKTRDCIPQIVTDYLQNKINIDPLVTYQLPFNKLHEALELYHSGKAIRCVLLF